The sequence below is a genomic window from Massilia oculi.
ATCACCCGCCTGTGCTACGCCGGCAGCGTGCTGCATACCCGTCCATCGGGCCTGCACGCCACCCGCGAGCCGGTGCAGATCGGCGCCGAGATCTACGGCCATGCCGGCCTGGAAGCCGACGCCGAGATCCAGGAACTGGCCCTCGGCTCGCTGGCCCTGGCCGGCTTCACCAATGTGCGCCTGGACCTGGCCCACGTCGGCGTGCTGCGCGCGCTGCTGAACGAAGATCCGGCCGCCAAGCGCGACGAGACCCAGATCTATTGCCTGCTGCGCGCCAAGGATGCGCCGGGCCTGGACGAGATCTCGAAGAATTACTATCCGCAGACCCGCCAGGCGCTGCTGGCGCTGCCGCACCTGTACGGCGACGTCGAGGTGCTGGCCAAGGCGCGCGAACAGCTGCCGGCGCTGCCGGGCATTCAGCGCGCGCTGGCCGAGCTGGCGGCGCTGGCTGCCGGCGCGATTGGCCGCGCCGACGTGGCGATCGACCTGGCCGACCTGCGCGGCTACCAGTACGAAAGCGGCGCCATGTTCGCGCTGTACGTGCCGGGCCTGCCGAACGCCGTCGCCCGTGGCGGCCGGTATGATCATGTGGGCGAGGCCTTCGGACGCGCGCGTCCGGCGACCGGCTTCTCGCTCGACCTGCGCGAACTGGCCCGGTTGCTGCCGACGGCCGAACGCAAGCATTCCATCCGCGCGCCGTGGGGCAATGCCCCCGAGCTGAAGGAAAAAATCGCTGACCTGCGCAAGGCAGGCGAAGTCGTGATCCAGAGCATGCCTGGTCACGACAATATTCAGGACGAGTTCGAGTGCGACCGCGTGCTCGTCCTCGAAAACGGAAATTGGATTCTCAAAAACTTAGGTTAAGTGATGTCAAATACTAACGTGGCAAAGAACGTCGTTGTCATCGGCACCCAGTGGGGCGATGAAGGCAAAGGTAAGATCGTCGACTGGCTCACCGACCACGCCGCCGGCGTGGTGCGTTTCCAGGGCGGCCATAACGCTGGTCACACCCTGGTCATCAAGGGCCAGAAGACCGCGCTGCAGCTGATCCCGTCGGGCATCATGCGCGAAGGCGTGGCCTGCTACATCGGCAACGGCGTCGTGGTCTCGGTGCCGGACGTGATGCGCGAGATCGACAAGCTGCAGGCCGCCGGCATCGAAGTGGTGTCGCGCCTGAAGATCTCCGAGGCTTGCCCGATCATCCTGCCGTACCACGTCGCCATCGACAAGGCGCGCGAAGCCAAGCGCGGCGAGAACAAGATCGGCACCACCTGCAAGGGCATCGGCCCGGCCTACGAAGACAAGGTCGCGCGCCGCGCGATCCGTATCGCCGACCTGCTCAACGCCGAGCGTTTCGCCGAGAAGCTCAAGGAAAACCTGGACTACCACAACCACGTGCTGGTCAACTACCTGGGCGGCGAAGCGATCGACTTCCAGCAGACCTACGACGACGCGATGGCCCTCGTGCCGCGCCTGCGTCCGATGGTCGCCGACGTCTCGTCGCTGCTGTACGCGGCCCACAAGCAGGGCGGCAAGCTGCTGTTCGAAGGCGCGCAGGGTTCGCTGCTCGACGTCGACCACGGCACCTATCCGTTCGTCACCTCGTCGAACTGCGTGGCGGGCAATGCCGCCGC
It includes:
- a CDS encoding ATP phosphoribosyltransferase regulatory subunit, encoding MPNWLLPENIADVLPSEARKIEELRRLMLDNFRLYGYELVMPPLLEYTESLLAGAFDDTDLKTFKVVDPLSGRLLGLRADMTTQVARIDAHLLNRESITRLCYAGSVLHTRPSGLHATREPVQIGAEIYGHAGLEADAEIQELALGSLALAGFTNVRLDLAHVGVLRALLNEDPAAKRDETQIYCLLRAKDAPGLDEISKNYYPQTRQALLALPHLYGDVEVLAKAREQLPALPGIQRALAELAALAAGAIGRADVAIDLADLRGYQYESGAMFALYVPGLPNAVARGGRYDHVGEAFGRARPATGFSLDLRELARLLPTAERKHSIRAPWGNAPELKEKIADLRKAGEVVIQSMPGHDNIQDEFECDRVLVLENGNWILKNLG
- a CDS encoding adenylosuccinate synthase; the protein is MSNTNVAKNVVVIGTQWGDEGKGKIVDWLTDHAAGVVRFQGGHNAGHTLVIKGQKTALQLIPSGIMREGVACYIGNGVVVSVPDVMREIDKLQAAGIEVVSRLKISEACPIILPYHVAIDKAREAKRGENKIGTTCKGIGPAYEDKVARRAIRIADLLNAERFAEKLKENLDYHNHVLVNYLGGEAIDFQQTYDDAMALVPRLRPMVADVSSLLYAAHKQGGKLLFEGAQGSLLDVDHGTYPFVTSSNCVAGNAAAGAGVGPNMLHYILGITKAYTTRVGSGPFPAELSTEEGVGEHLSRVGHEFGTVTGRARRCGWFDAALLRRSVQINGVSGMCLTKLDVLDGIESLKLCTGYKIDGRAVDIFPVGAEDAARCEPVYEEMPGWLDSTVGAKSMEELPANARAYIKRIEELVGVPIDMVSTGPDREETIVLRHPFAA